A stretch of Comamonadaceae bacterium M7527 DNA encodes these proteins:
- the miaA gene encoding tRNA (adenosine(37)-N6)-dimethylallyltransferase MiaA, protein MNGQTTSSNALVLAGPTACGKTAAALAVAQRWPIEIISVDSALVYQGMDIGTAKPTAQEQAAVPHHLIDIVSPTSSYSTAAFVQDATQLIGDINARGNKALLVGGTMLYVKALLQGIDAMPPANPQVRNALEAQAQAIGWPAMHQRLSLVDPVTAQRLAPNDSQRVQRALEVFEVSGKPLSQWHTQQDDSKGLNITLLSLEPTDRAWLHQRINQRFEAMLDLGFEAEMLTLFERGDLNASMPSMRCVGYRQAWELLTLLGHLDGPAKPIWIERASAATRQLAKRQITWLRGMTKRQVIAANANNPIQAVIDTVARYWD, encoded by the coding sequence ATGAACGGGCAAACCACCTCAAGCAACGCCCTGGTGCTAGCTGGCCCAACGGCTTGCGGCAAAACCGCTGCGGCTTTGGCCGTTGCTCAACGCTGGCCCATTGAAATCATCAGCGTGGACTCAGCCTTGGTGTACCAGGGCATGGACATTGGCACGGCCAAACCTACGGCGCAAGAGCAAGCCGCAGTGCCTCACCACTTGATAGACATTGTGTCGCCCACCAGCAGTTACAGCACCGCTGCTTTTGTGCAAGACGCCACGCAACTGATTGGCGACATCAACGCGCGCGGCAACAAGGCCTTGCTGGTCGGCGGCACCATGCTGTACGTCAAGGCCTTGCTGCAAGGCATAGACGCAATGCCACCGGCCAACCCGCAAGTGCGCAACGCATTGGAAGCCCAGGCCCAAGCCATAGGCTGGCCTGCCATGCACCAGCGGCTCAGTTTGGTTGACCCGGTCACGGCGCAGCGACTTGCACCCAACGACAGCCAGCGCGTGCAACGTGCCTTGGAAGTGTTTGAGGTCAGCGGCAAACCCTTGTCCCAGTGGCACACGCAACAAGACGACAGCAAAGGCCTCAACATCACACTGTTGTCGCTAGAACCCACCGACAGAGCCTGGTTGCACCAACGCATCAACCAACGCTTTGAAGCCATGCTGGACCTCGGCTTTGAAGCCGAGATGCTGACGCTGTTTGAGCGCGGCGACCTCAACGCCAGCATGCCCAGCATGCGCTGCGTAGGCTACCGCCAAGCCTGGGAGCTGCTAACGCTGCTAGGCCACCTGGACGGCCCCGCCAAACCCATATGGATAGAACGCGCATCAGCCGCCACACGCCAACTGGCCAAACGCCAAATCACGTGGCTGCGCGGCATGACCAAACGCCAGGTGATCGCAGCAAACGCCAATAACCCCATACAAGCAGTGATAGACACGGTAGCCAGATACTGGGACTGA
- a CDS encoding multidrug effflux MFS transporter has protein sequence MSNYISSAQAPSAAMSPHLVVVLLALLMGIQPVTTDLYLPALTLMRSDLSASMMQVQLTLTALSLSFGLSQLVWGPISDRFGRRPVLLIGLSAYSLAATASVFAPHIEALIVCRVVQGAAMGASVMGARAIVRDLYDPTEGARMMSKGLSGLGVIACLSAPVGGLLTQFWGWRVVLLAVALFGTVALLLIARRFKESNLHLNPLALKTSTLINNWKLVASHPTFWAYTAIAAASYGGLFTFLASSSFVFIGVLGVSKIGFGGLMLMMTSSYVAGTFLCRRLIARFGVIPTVRFGGALSLASGSLLGALSLLTQPTVWTTIVPFLPYILAHGIHNPCGQSGSVSPFPKMAGAASALNGFITMAVAFCVGTWMGFQPIDTVYPLTLGIWFWSVCLAFAAWALVGRYGDLAKPPQKA, from the coding sequence ATGTCCAACTACATCTCAAGCGCGCAAGCGCCCAGCGCAGCGATGTCGCCCCACTTGGTCGTGGTGTTGCTGGCCTTGCTGATGGGCATTCAACCGGTTACGACAGACTTGTACTTGCCCGCACTCACCCTGATGCGCAGCGACCTCAGCGCCAGCATGATGCAGGTGCAGCTCACGCTCACGGCCTTGTCCTTGTCGTTTGGTTTGTCGCAATTGGTGTGGGGCCCCATATCTGACCGCTTTGGCCGACGCCCTGTTTTACTCATAGGCCTTAGCGCCTACAGCCTAGCCGCTACAGCCAGCGTGTTTGCGCCGCACATAGAGGCGCTGATTGTGTGCCGCGTGGTGCAAGGCGCCGCCATGGGTGCGTCTGTCATGGGCGCGCGTGCCATTGTGCGCGACTTGTACGACCCCACAGAAGGCGCACGCATGATGAGCAAAGGCTTGAGCGGCCTGGGCGTCATCGCCTGCCTCAGCGCACCTGTTGGCGGCTTGCTCACACAGTTTTGGGGTTGGCGTGTGGTGTTGCTGGCTGTGGCCTTGTTTGGCACAGTGGCGCTGCTGCTCATTGCCAGGCGCTTCAAGGAAAGCAACCTGCACCTCAACCCATTGGCGCTAAAGACCAGCACACTCATCAACAACTGGAAGCTGGTGGCCAGCCACCCCACGTTTTGGGCGTACACGGCCATTGCAGCGGCGTCATATGGCGGCTTGTTCACCTTTTTAGCCAGCTCGTCGTTTGTATTTATTGGTGTGTTGGGCGTGAGCAAAATAGGCTTTGGTGGACTCATGCTCATGATGACCAGCAGCTACGTGGCCGGCACATTTTTATGCAGACGCCTCATTGCACGCTTTGGCGTCATCCCAACAGTGCGCTTTGGCGGCGCGCTATCCCTGGCCAGCGGCAGTTTGCTGGGTGCATTGTCTTTGCTAACCCAGCCCACGGTCTGGACCACCATAGTGCCGTTTTTGCCCTACATCCTGGCCCACGGCATACACAACCCCTGCGGCCAGTCAGGCTCTGTGTCGCCCTTTCCCAAAATGGCAGGCGCAGCATCTGCGCTAAACGGCTTCATCACCATGGCCGTGGCGTTTTGCGTAGGCACCTGGATGGGGTTTCAACCCATTGACACCGTCTACCCACTAACCTTGGGTATCTGGTTTTGGAGCGTATGCTTGGCCTTTGCCGCTTGGGCACTGGTGGGGCGTTACGGCGACCTGGCAAAGCCGCCACAAAAAGCATGA